One Pyrofollis japonicus DNA window includes the following coding sequences:
- a CDS encoding helix-turn-helix domain-containing protein produces the protein MPQIKLSIERLASTLVALGFIYVSVDQLARLLGVSTKTAGRILAEMHRRGLVRKWSKRTYKLNIASLALGEKTLA, from the coding sequence ATGCCTCAAATAAAACTAAGTATTGAGCGTTTAGCATCAACACTTGTGGCGTTAGGGTTTATTTATGTAAGTGTTGACCAATTAGCAAGACTCTTAGGCGTTTCAACAAAAACTGCTGGACGAATACTTGCCGAAATGCACAGAAGAGGACTGGTCAGAAAGTGGAGCAAAAGAACATATAAACTTAACATAGCAAGTCTTGCCCTCGGTGAAAAAACACTTGCCTAA
- a CDS encoding tRNA (adenine(22)-N(1))-methyltransferase TrmK: MNSVLVPFVPTPIYVARKMLELAGAQEDDVVIDLGCGDGRIPIIAVKEFNVKRAICVEIQRHLAEQARENVHKLGLDDKIEIINDDMFKVNISEASIVTLFLLTSVNDALASKLREELRVGTRIVSHEFRITKWEPIIFSTVNDGRVSHNLYLYIIGYSDK; the protein is encoded by the coding sequence ATGAACTCGGTACTTGTCCCCTTCGTTCCAACACCTATATACGTTGCTCGAAAGATGCTTGAACTTGCAGGGGCACAAGAAGACGACGTTGTCATTGACTTAGGATGCGGAGATGGAAGAATACCAATTATCGCTGTAAAAGAATTTAATGTTAAGCGCGCAATTTGTGTTGAAATACAAAGACATCTTGCAGAGCAAGCAAGAGAGAATGTACACAAGCTAGGACTTGATGATAAGATTGAAATAATAAACGACGATATGTTTAAGGTTAATATATCCGAGGCGTCGATAGTAACGCTCTTCCTCTTAACAAGCGTAAATGACGCACTTGCATCAAAACTCAGAGAAGAACTCCGTGTAGGAACACGTATAGTTTCCCACGAGTTTAGAATAACAAAGTGGGAACCAATAATCTTCTCTACCGTAAACGATGGAAGAGTATCACACAACCTCTACTTATATATAATAGGATACTCGGATAAATAA
- a CDS encoding DUF2286 domain-containing protein yields MIRADEGKITEEDIQEGNFGEIAKAVSKKALEEWNPESSDFTAIRTKFELRYRLPIDPDLFDKLQEYNFEMFREGNELVVNLPVLTISFDNAWLGDSYLDKRMYLIAPYLDEEEAKQLKEYLVDATKEPKKVGTGEAEITLSEEELKRLEEGLEEVEEEKPRKKRRKRKK; encoded by the coding sequence GTGATACGGGCAGATGAAGGAAAGATAACAGAAGAGGACATACAAGAGGGTAATTTCGGTGAAATAGCAAAGGCAGTTTCTAAGAAAGCTCTAGAAGAATGGAACCCAGAAAGCAGCGACTTCACTGCAATACGGACAAAGTTTGAACTAAGATACAGATTACCCATTGATCCCGATCTCTTCGACAAGCTACAAGAATACAACTTTGAAATGTTTAGAGAGGGAAATGAACTGGTAGTAAACCTACCAGTACTTACAATAAGCTTTGATAATGCATGGCTCGGCGACTCCTACTTAGATAAACGCATGTATCTTATAGCTCCATACTTGGACGAAGAAGAGGCCAAACAGCTTAAAGAATATTTGGTTGATGCAACTAAGGAGCCGAAGAAAGTCGGGACAGGAGAAGCTGAGATAACTCTAAGTGAAGAAGAATTAAAACGGCTAGAAGAGGGACTAGAAGAAGTTGAAGAAGAAAAACCAAGAAAGAAGAGAAGAAAACGAAAGAAGTAG